Proteins encoded by one window of Cydia splendana chromosome 14, ilCydSple1.2, whole genome shotgun sequence:
- the LOC134796859 gene encoding pupal cuticle protein G1A-like, which yields MKFFVCALLYLAASASASARDKRGIYGEPGGLLSPLSAPSLHSAPILSAHSLDSAPLLSAHSPLLSHRPLLSAHSLSPYASAHLHPAPLLSSSLHSAPLLSSHSLQSAPLLSTHSLHSAPLLSAHSAPLLSSHSLHSAPLLSAHSAPLLSSHSLHSAPLLSAHSAPLLSSHSLHSAPLLSAHSAPILSSHSLHSAPLLSSHSLHSAPLLSHSAPLISHSAPLLSSPSLHSAPLLSSQSLHSAPLLSSHSLHSAPLLSAHSAPLSLHAPLHSAKLIATPRYAAGWW from the exons ATGAAATTCTTC GTGTGTGCCCTTCTCTACCTGGCGGCCTCGGCCTCGGCCTCCGCCCGCGACAAGCGTGGAATCTACGGCGAGCCCGGAGGTCTGCTGTCCCCCCTGAGCGCTCCTTCTCTCCACTCAGCGCCGATCCTGAGCGCTCACTCCCTCGACTCAGCGCCGCTCCTGAGCGCTCATTCACCGCTGCTAAGCCACAGGCCGCTGTTGAGCGCGCACTCGCTGTCTCCGTACGCTAGCGCCCATTTACACCCCGCGCCTCTGCTGTCGTCATCCCTCCATTCTGCGCCTCTGCTATCCTCTCACTCGCTCCAATCTGCTCCTCTGCTCTCCACCCACTCCCTACACTCTGCCCCTCTTCTCTCCGCTCATTCTGCTCCTCTTCTCTCCTCTCACTCTCTCCATTCTGCCCCTCTCCTCTCCGCTCATTCTGCTCCTCTTCTCTCCTCTCACTCTCTCCACTCTGCCCCTCTCCTCTCCGCTCATTCTGCTCCTCTTCTCTCCTCTCACTCTCTCCACTCTGCCCCTCTCCTCTCCGCTCATTCTGCTCCTATACTCTCCTCTCACTCTCTCCACTCTGCCCCTCTCCTATCCTCCCACTCTCTCCACTCCGCTCCTCTGCTCTCCCACTCCGCTCCTCTGATCTCCCACTCCGCTCCCTTGCTCTCTTCCCCCTCCCTCCACTCAGCTCCTCTGCTATCTTCCCAATCCCTCCACTCAGCTCCTCTGCTATCTTCCCACTCCCTCCACTCCGCCCCTCTCCTCTCCGCGCACTCCGCGCCCCTGTCCCTGCACGCACCCCTACACTCCGCCAAACTGATCGCTACCCCGAGGTACGCCGCTGGGTGGTGGTAA
- the LOC134796860 gene encoding uncharacterized protein LOC134796860, which translates to MRIRIEDVCLALAIVNAITTGLALLGSIVLMFIFIASALSETNYPGEQIYDGSSQEIYQKMFVSDEVFNTFFGTFIAILVLGSLISFIFAVLLCNGISNRQPGQVKAYFIYGVITTAMAAHVTAAVLFDGRDLQTGLLSLLGCVLQSLFLVLVYKTYTKLGREAMFKNHSRLIES; encoded by the exons ATGAGGATACGCATTGAAGATGTCTGCCTTGCCCTGGCCATCGTAAATGCA ATTACCACAGGACTGGCCCTGTTGGGGAGCATTGTTTTGATGTTCATATTTATCGCCAGTGCTTTAAGCGAGACTAATTATCCAG GTGAACAAATATATGATGGCAGCAGTCAAGAAATATATCAAAAGATGTTCGTATCAGATGAGGTGTTCAACACGTTTTTCGGGACCTTTATTGCCATACTGGTGCTGGGTTCTCTCATCTCTTTCATATTTGCTGTGCTTCTCTGCAACGGAATTTCCAAC CGCCAGCCAGGGCAAGTAAAGGCCTACTTTATCTACGGCGTGATAACGACAGCCATGGCGGCCCACGTCACAGCCGCTGTACTGTTCGACGGTCGTGACCTGCAGACTGGCCTGCTGTCCCTACTTGGCTGTG TCCTCCAGTCGCTGTTTCTCGTACTAGTATACAAGACTTACACGAAGTTGGGCAGAGAGGCCATGTTCAAGAATCACTCCCGTCTGATAGAGAGCTAA